One window of Oreochromis niloticus isolate F11D_XX linkage group LG23, O_niloticus_UMD_NMBU, whole genome shotgun sequence genomic DNA carries:
- the cryaa gene encoding alpha-crystallin A chain isoform X2 — protein MATTEVRSDRDKFTVYLDVKHFSPDELSVKVTDDYVEIQGKHGERQDDHGYISREFHRRYRLPSSVDQSSITCTLSADGLLTLTGPKVTGGSESGRSERSIPVTRDDKPNAAASS, from the exons ATGGCCACCACAGAG GTGAGATCTGACAGGGATAAGTTCACAGTCTACTTGGATGTCAAGCACTTCTCTCCTGATGAGCTCAGTGTGAAAGTCACTGACGACTATGTGGAGATCCAGGGCAAGCATGGAGAAAGACAG GACGACCACGGTTACATCTCCCGTGAGTTTCATCGCCGTTACCGCCTCCCCTCTAGCGTTGACCAATCATCCATCACCTGCACCTTGTCAGCTGACGGTCTGCTGACTCTGACCGGACCAAAGGTCACCGGAGGGAGCGAGTCTGGCCGCAGTGAGCGCAGTATCCCCGTGACTCGTGATGATAAGCCCAACGCTGCCGCCTCCTCCTAG
- the LOC100698616 gene encoding ankyrin repeat domain-containing protein 10 isoform X1: protein MSGGLEARFSGDDVFVSRFPVHRACRDGDVGALVLLLQQLSNHIHLTAEDSFYGWTPIHWAAHYGQLECVMHLVEMGCEVNRVTSRFNQTPTHTAAFGGHPHCVVWLTQAGADVNKQDFVGEAPIHKAARSGSLECIQVLLIAGAKPHLKNASGQTAADLAHAQGFHDCFCFISNAQKHLHQRSVPEGNVVQNGGGAHCGLDALSRKRQLAALDAGNLKKAKRGDGMLVQSSTLEELEAMSPELSTADFNNGHLHAAPPPPPLSPNSRSPPRCRRVSAEMCGSLHLSSSPGGCVSNWPACLGPTGVDCGDFLHYGHYHGFGDTAEELSDSSCIQAEHPSKQAVDGTIHLYHGS from the exons ATGTCTGGGGGACTAGAAGCCCGCTTCTCCGGGGATGACGTGTTTGTGAGCCGCTTCCCAGTGCACCGCGCCTGCCGGGATGGAGATGTTGGGGCTCTGGTCCTTCTGTTACAGCAGCTGTCAAACCACATCCATCTAACTGCCGAGGACTCCTTCTATGGATGGACTCCCATTCACTGGGCTGCTCACTATGGACAG CTGGAGTGCGTGATGCACCTGGTGGAGATGGGCTGCGAGGTGAACAGGGTGACCAGTCGATTCAATCAGACTCCAACACACACTGCAGCATTCGGAGGACATCCTCATTGTGTGGTGTGGCTCACTCAGGCTGGGGCTGACGTCAACAAGCAG GACTTTGTTGGTGAGGCTCCCATTCATAAGGCAGCTCGGTCAGGTAGCTTGGAGTGTATCCAGGTCCTTTTGATAGCAGGCGCTAAACCGCA TTTAAAGAATGCAAGTGGGCAGACGGCAGCAGACCTGGCCCACGCTCAAGGCTTCCACGACTGTTTCTGCTTCATCTCCAACGCCCAGAAGCACCTGCACCAGCGTAGCGTGCCCGAGGGGAACGTAGTGCAGAATGGAGGTGGTGCCCACTGCGGTCTGGACGCGCTCAGCAGAAAGAGGCAGCTAGCCGCTCTGGACGCGGGCAacctgaaaaaagccaaaaggGGTGATG GTATGCTGGTGCAGAGCAGCACGCTCGAGGAGCTGGAAGCCATGAGCCCAGAGCTCAGCACAG CAGATTTCAACAACGGGCATCTCCACGcggcacctcctcctcctccactctcTCCAAACTCTCGCTCTCCGCCACGTTGTCGGCGGGTTTCAGCTGAGATGTGCGGCTCCCTGCACCTGAGCAGCAGCCCGGGTGGGTGCGTCTCCAACTGGCCCGCGTGCCTGGGGCCAACAGGGGTGGACTGTGGGGATTTCTTGCATTATGGACACTACCATGGCTTTGGCGACACGGCCGAGGAGCTGAGTGACAGCAGCTGCATCCAGGCGGAGCATCCATCCAAGCAGGCTGTGGATGGCACCATCCACCTATACCACGGCTCATAA
- the LOC100698616 gene encoding ankyrin repeat domain-containing protein 10 isoform X4 produces the protein MHLVEMGCEVNRVTSRFNQTPTHTAAFGGHPHCVVWLTQAGADVNKQDFVGEAPIHKAARSGSLECIQVLLIAGAKPHLKNASGQTAADLAHAQGFHDCFCFISNAQKHLHQRSVPEGNVVQNGGGAHCGLDALSRKRQLAALDAGNLKKAKRGDGMLVQSSTLEELEAMSPELSTADFNNGHLHAAPPPPPLSPNSRSPPRCRRVSAEMCGSLHLSSSPGGCVSNWPACLGPTGVDCGDFLHYGHYHGFGDTAEELSDSSCIQAEHPSKQAVDGTIHLYHGS, from the exons ATGCACCTGGTGGAGATGGGCTGCGAGGTGAACAGGGTGACCAGTCGATTCAATCAGACTCCAACACACACTGCAGCATTCGGAGGACATCCTCATTGTGTGGTGTGGCTCACTCAGGCTGGGGCTGACGTCAACAAGCAG GACTTTGTTGGTGAGGCTCCCATTCATAAGGCAGCTCGGTCAGGTAGCTTGGAGTGTATCCAGGTCCTTTTGATAGCAGGCGCTAAACCGCA TTTAAAGAATGCAAGTGGGCAGACGGCAGCAGACCTGGCCCACGCTCAAGGCTTCCACGACTGTTTCTGCTTCATCTCCAACGCCCAGAAGCACCTGCACCAGCGTAGCGTGCCCGAGGGGAACGTAGTGCAGAATGGAGGTGGTGCCCACTGCGGTCTGGACGCGCTCAGCAGAAAGAGGCAGCTAGCCGCTCTGGACGCGGGCAacctgaaaaaagccaaaaggGGTGATG GTATGCTGGTGCAGAGCAGCACGCTCGAGGAGCTGGAAGCCATGAGCCCAGAGCTCAGCACAG CAGATTTCAACAACGGGCATCTCCACGcggcacctcctcctcctccactctcTCCAAACTCTCGCTCTCCGCCACGTTGTCGGCGGGTTTCAGCTGAGATGTGCGGCTCCCTGCACCTGAGCAGCAGCCCGGGTGGGTGCGTCTCCAACTGGCCCGCGTGCCTGGGGCCAACAGGGGTGGACTGTGGGGATTTCTTGCATTATGGACACTACCATGGCTTTGGCGACACGGCCGAGGAGCTGAGTGACAGCAGCTGCATCCAGGCGGAGCATCCATCCAAGCAGGCTGTGGATGGCACCATCCACCTATACCACGGCTCATAA
- the LOC100698616 gene encoding ankyrin repeat domain-containing protein 10 isoform X3, whose protein sequence is MSGGLEARFSGDDVFVSRFPVHRACRDGDVGALVLLLQQLSNHIHLTAEDSFYGWTPIHWAAHYGQLECVMHLVEMGCEVNRVTSRFNQTPTHTAAFGGHPHCVVWLTQAGADVNKQDFVGEAPIHKAARSGSLECIQVLLIAGAKPHLKNASGQTAADLAHAQGFHDCFCFISNAQKHLHQRSVPEGNVVQNGGGAHCGLDALSRKRQLAALDAGNLKKAKRGDDFNNGHLHAAPPPPPLSPNSRSPPRCRRVSAEMCGSLHLSSSPGGCVSNWPACLGPTGVDCGDFLHYGHYHGFGDTAEELSDSSCIQAEHPSKQAVDGTIHLYHGS, encoded by the exons ATGTCTGGGGGACTAGAAGCCCGCTTCTCCGGGGATGACGTGTTTGTGAGCCGCTTCCCAGTGCACCGCGCCTGCCGGGATGGAGATGTTGGGGCTCTGGTCCTTCTGTTACAGCAGCTGTCAAACCACATCCATCTAACTGCCGAGGACTCCTTCTATGGATGGACTCCCATTCACTGGGCTGCTCACTATGGACAG CTGGAGTGCGTGATGCACCTGGTGGAGATGGGCTGCGAGGTGAACAGGGTGACCAGTCGATTCAATCAGACTCCAACACACACTGCAGCATTCGGAGGACATCCTCATTGTGTGGTGTGGCTCACTCAGGCTGGGGCTGACGTCAACAAGCAG GACTTTGTTGGTGAGGCTCCCATTCATAAGGCAGCTCGGTCAGGTAGCTTGGAGTGTATCCAGGTCCTTTTGATAGCAGGCGCTAAACCGCA TTTAAAGAATGCAAGTGGGCAGACGGCAGCAGACCTGGCCCACGCTCAAGGCTTCCACGACTGTTTCTGCTTCATCTCCAACGCCCAGAAGCACCTGCACCAGCGTAGCGTGCCCGAGGGGAACGTAGTGCAGAATGGAGGTGGTGCCCACTGCGGTCTGGACGCGCTCAGCAGAAAGAGGCAGCTAGCCGCTCTGGACGCGGGCAacctgaaaaaagccaaaaggGGTGATG ATTTCAACAACGGGCATCTCCACGcggcacctcctcctcctccactctcTCCAAACTCTCGCTCTCCGCCACGTTGTCGGCGGGTTTCAGCTGAGATGTGCGGCTCCCTGCACCTGAGCAGCAGCCCGGGTGGGTGCGTCTCCAACTGGCCCGCGTGCCTGGGGCCAACAGGGGTGGACTGTGGGGATTTCTTGCATTATGGACACTACCATGGCTTTGGCGACACGGCCGAGGAGCTGAGTGACAGCAGCTGCATCCAGGCGGAGCATCCATCCAAGCAGGCTGTGGATGGCACCATCCACCTATACCACGGCTCATAA
- the hsf2bp gene encoding heat shock factor 2-binding protein, whose protein sequence is MAALSGGKKTSQKAKGGFIRVRKRDLEKLTTEVMQLREFLPRVVNGDLMEMLHKARAAQIMKEHIVKEQEQMRQECLHLQSRLDAVQTECQKEKEEKLLLREQLWQSRVELQQQADFCSGLGSAACSLLWSCSAKEDTVSLWLADGKLQAFLAVAAQTLESFVTSLDEEEKTQTEDYNSHEHQFVLAVAGTITNVAAVTQGRDFLSSSAHVFLDTLMKLLKLMKPGVFPRLKVLMLMALYNVSISLKGLKYLSENQGILPLIWNLLDDGHWEVCLHSLRLLQSMLLEDDVLLLLGSSLLDPDLRDRVSRLAASMQPSLRLTALQTLEDLQALQQGRACKQSRV, encoded by the exons ATGGCAGCCTTATCAGGCGGGAAAAAGACGAGCCAAAAAGCAAAG ggTGGCTTTATcagagtgagaaagagagattTAGAGAAGTTGACCACAGAAGTCATGCAGCTTAGAGAGTTCCTGCCAAGAGTTGTGAATGGGGATCTGATGGAAATGCTGCATAAAGCCCGAGCAGCTCAGATAA tgaaGGAGCACATTGTGAAGGAGCAGGAGCAGATGAGGCAGGAGTGTCTGCACCTTCAGTCTCGACTGGATGCTGTGCAAACTGAGTgtcaaaaagagaaagag GAAAAGCTGCTGTTACGTGAGCAACTGTGGCAGAGCAGAgtggagctgcagcagcaggcaGACTTCTGCTCTGGTCTGGGATCTGCTGCCTGCAGTCTGCTGTGGAGCTGCTCTGCCAAGGAGGATACCGTCTCACTTTGGCTGGCTGAT GGGAAGCTGCAGGCCTTCCTTGCTGTAGCTGCTCAGACTCTAGAGAGCTTTGTCACGTCTTTAGATGAAGAGGAGAAAACTCAAACTGAGGACTACAACTCCCATGAGCATCAGTTTGTGTTGGCAGTGGCTGGGACCATTACTA ATGTAGCAGCAGTAACACAGGGGCGGGACTTCCTGTCAAGCTCAGCGCACGTCTTCCTGGACACTTTGATGAAACTTCTCAAGTTGATGAAGCCTGGTGTCTTCCCCAGACTGAAAGT GTTGATGCTGATGGCGCTCTATAACGTGAGCATCAGTCTCAAAGGACTGAAGTACCTAAGTGAGAACCAAGGAATCCTCCCTCTCATCTGGAATCTGCTTGATG ACGGACACTGGGAGGTGTGTCTCCACTCCCTGCGTCTCTTGCAGTCCATGTTGTTAGAGGACGATGTGTTGCTCCTGTTGGGCTCCTCACTGCTGGATCCAGACCTCCGTGATCGCGTCAGCAGGCTCGCTGCCAGCATGCAGCCAAGCCTGAGACTGACTGCTCTGCAGACCTTGGAGGACCTTCAGGCCCTCCAACAG GGCCGGGCCTGTAAACAGAGCCGTGTGTGA
- the cryaa gene encoding alpha-crystallin A chain isoform X1, whose product MDIAIQHPWFRRALGSVYPARLFDQFFGEGMFDYDLFPYAASTISPYYRQSLFRNVLDFSNSGISEVRSDRDKFTVYLDVKHFSPDELSVKVTDDYVEIQGKHGERQDDHGYISREFHRRYRLPSSVDQSSITCTLSADGLLTLTGPKVTGGSESGRSERSIPVTRDDKPNAAASS is encoded by the exons ATGGATATTGCCATCCAGCACCCCTGGTTCAGACGTGCCCTGGGCTCTGTCTACCCTGCCAGACTCTTTGACCAGTTTTTTGGAGAGGGCATGTTTGATTATGACCTCTTCCCTTACGCCGCCTCCACCATCAGCCCCTATTACAGACAGTCACTCTTCCGCAACGTTTTGGATTTTTCCAACTCTGGGATCTCAGAG GTGAGATCTGACAGGGATAAGTTCACAGTCTACTTGGATGTCAAGCACTTCTCTCCTGATGAGCTCAGTGTGAAAGTCACTGACGACTATGTGGAGATCCAGGGCAAGCATGGAGAAAGACAG GACGACCACGGTTACATCTCCCGTGAGTTTCATCGCCGTTACCGCCTCCCCTCTAGCGTTGACCAATCATCCATCACCTGCACCTTGTCAGCTGACGGTCTGCTGACTCTGACCGGACCAAAGGTCACCGGAGGGAGCGAGTCTGGCCGCAGTGAGCGCAGTATCCCCGTGACTCGTGATGATAAGCCCAACGCTGCCGCCTCCTCCTAG
- the ccdc14 gene encoding cingulin isoform X2 — translation MGKKSLKKGPPKAGQKSVSGQRGSDSRTPRGHPSARPAPHSGVKLHPPQKRCPTQLQSHLLSAHDQTPRLLPHTVSPPQHEASILLSVRQSSSLSSHQTACRPDSETPHTTCDEAQEFVPVRDTNTQSPSTHTLTHAHGDSCSMKMAHLQLEPGQAEESNIEAQTKAHKLQYLFAQLKALIAGQGSVAESLLSHLEQTVSPAQMNISASNTQSVSDLHRCVRILDQQPETERHQNQAILWQRLQKELTAAQSRLQELQDDLTDLRKTLQDTQSQLRDREAETALVKMELEASKSRLLDSEREKSKLASLAQQRLKEMEHLKSLLSSDYPAVVDSSVSETSQHQHRRDPPAPPTDHIAQYLKSLSQMAPVQCVDAERDSDSASHLDITAQRSEDPAGTRHESNRERSTGPGEALRPEDARRQLFNSTLSQSETESVWSDLTFDTRDEAAFRDGLAALDASIASLQKTIKLDLRR, via the exons ATGGGGAAAAAGAGCTTGAAGAAAGGGCCTCCAAAGGCAG GCCAGAAGAGCGTGTCAGGCCAGCGTGGATCGGACAGCAGAACTCCACGAGGACACCCATCTGCCCGTCCTGCACCacattcaggagtgaagctacATCCACCTCAGAAACGATGTCCCACCCAGCTGCAGTCTCACTTACTTTCAGCACACGACCAAACACCTCGACTTCTTCCTCACACCGTCAGTCCACCCCAGCACGAGGCGTCCATCCTTCTGTCTGTGCGTCAGTCCTCCTCTCTCTCGAGCCATCAGACTGCCTGCCGGCCTGACTCTGAAACGCCTCACACTACGTGTGATGAAGCACAAGAGTTTGTTCCTGTGAGAGACACAAACACCCAGAGCcccagcacacacactctcacacatgcacatggaGACAGCTGCAGTATGAAGATGGCACACTTACAGCTGGAGCCTGGACAGGCTGAGGAGAGCAACATTGAGGCACAAACAAAAGCTCACAAGCTTCAGTATCTATTCGCACAACTCAAGGCTCTGATTGCTGGACAAG gcaGTGTAGCAGAGAGCCTACTCAGTCATCTGGAGCAGACTGTGTCCCCAGCACAGATGAATATTAGTGCTTCAAACACCCAGAGTGTGTCCGACCTGCACAG GTGTGTGAGGATCCTGGACCAGCAGCCAGAGACGGAGAGACATCAGAACCAGGCGATACTCT GGCAGAGACTTCAGAAAGAGCTCACTGCTGCTCAGTCCAGGCTGCAGGAACTCCAAGATGACCTGACGGACCTACGGAAAACCCTGCAGGACAcacagagccagctgagagaccGAGAGGCTGAAACTGCACTCGTTAAGATGG agctggAGGCCAGTAAGAGTAGGTTACTGGACAGTGAGCGGGAGAAGAGTAAGCTGGCCTCGCTGGCACAGCAAAGGCTGAAGGAGATGGAACACCTTAAAAG tctccTCTCATCAGATTATCCTGCTGTTGTTGACAGCTCTGTGTCAGAGACAAGCCAACACCAGCACAGACGGGATCCGCCAGCGCCCCCTACTGACCATATCGCCCAATACCTGAAGTCTCTTAGCCAGATGGCGCCTGTGCAGTGTGTGGATGCAGAGAGAGATTCAGACTCAGCATCACATCTAGACATCACCGCTCAGAGGAGTGAAGATCCTGCAGGGACTCGGCACGAGTCTAATCGTGAGCGGTCCACTGGTCCAGGTGAAGCCCTGCGGCCAGAGGACGCTCGCAGGCAGCTGTTTAACTCCACGCTGTCCCAGAGTGAAACAGAGTCTGTGTGGTCTGATTTGACCTTTGACACCAGAGACGAAGCAGCGTTCAGAGACGGTCTGGCAGCTTTAGATGCTAGCATAGCCAGTCTGCAGAAGACTATTAAGCTGGACCTGAGGAGGTGA
- the ccdc14 gene encoding uncharacterized protein ccdc14 isoform X1, which produces MRGRAQRKVVTSGRLTGAVRGGLATLNPGTAPCPEPAYSLYSTDSEDQVISLHKGLDRCAALLSGILQADEAVSPRLHRTVSSVAVKPRLSTSMGKKSLKKGPPKAGQKSVSGQRGSDSRTPRGHPSARPAPHSGVKLHPPQKRCPTQLQSHLLSAHDQTPRLLPHTVSPPQHEASILLSVRQSSSLSSHQTACRPDSETPHTTCDEAQEFVPVRDTNTQSPSTHTLTHAHGDSCSMKMAHLQLEPGQAEESNIEAQTKAHKLQYLFAQLKALIAGQGSVAESLLSHLEQTVSPAQMNISASNTQSVSDLHRCVRILDQQPETERHQNQAILWQRLQKELTAAQSRLQELQDDLTDLRKTLQDTQSQLRDREAETALVKMELEASKSRLLDSEREKSKLASLAQQRLKEMEHLKSLLSSDYPAVVDSSVSETSQHQHRRDPPAPPTDHIAQYLKSLSQMAPVQCVDAERDSDSASHLDITAQRSEDPAGTRHESNRERSTGPGEALRPEDARRQLFNSTLSQSETESVWSDLTFDTRDEAAFRDGLAALDASIASLQKTIKLDLRR; this is translated from the exons GTCATCAGTCTGCACAAGGGTCTGGACCGCTGTGCTGCCCTGCTCAGTGGGATCCTTCAGGCTGATGAGGCAG tgtctCCAAGGCTTCACAGAACAGTAAGCAGTGTAGCAGTCAAACCAAGGCTATCCACATCAATGGGGAAAAAGAGCTTGAAGAAAGGGCCTCCAAAGGCAG GCCAGAAGAGCGTGTCAGGCCAGCGTGGATCGGACAGCAGAACTCCACGAGGACACCCATCTGCCCGTCCTGCACCacattcaggagtgaagctacATCCACCTCAGAAACGATGTCCCACCCAGCTGCAGTCTCACTTACTTTCAGCACACGACCAAACACCTCGACTTCTTCCTCACACCGTCAGTCCACCCCAGCACGAGGCGTCCATCCTTCTGTCTGTGCGTCAGTCCTCCTCTCTCTCGAGCCATCAGACTGCCTGCCGGCCTGACTCTGAAACGCCTCACACTACGTGTGATGAAGCACAAGAGTTTGTTCCTGTGAGAGACACAAACACCCAGAGCcccagcacacacactctcacacatgcacatggaGACAGCTGCAGTATGAAGATGGCACACTTACAGCTGGAGCCTGGACAGGCTGAGGAGAGCAACATTGAGGCACAAACAAAAGCTCACAAGCTTCAGTATCTATTCGCACAACTCAAGGCTCTGATTGCTGGACAAG gcaGTGTAGCAGAGAGCCTACTCAGTCATCTGGAGCAGACTGTGTCCCCAGCACAGATGAATATTAGTGCTTCAAACACCCAGAGTGTGTCCGACCTGCACAG GTGTGTGAGGATCCTGGACCAGCAGCCAGAGACGGAGAGACATCAGAACCAGGCGATACTCT GGCAGAGACTTCAGAAAGAGCTCACTGCTGCTCAGTCCAGGCTGCAGGAACTCCAAGATGACCTGACGGACCTACGGAAAACCCTGCAGGACAcacagagccagctgagagaccGAGAGGCTGAAACTGCACTCGTTAAGATGG agctggAGGCCAGTAAGAGTAGGTTACTGGACAGTGAGCGGGAGAAGAGTAAGCTGGCCTCGCTGGCACAGCAAAGGCTGAAGGAGATGGAACACCTTAAAAG tctccTCTCATCAGATTATCCTGCTGTTGTTGACAGCTCTGTGTCAGAGACAAGCCAACACCAGCACAGACGGGATCCGCCAGCGCCCCCTACTGACCATATCGCCCAATACCTGAAGTCTCTTAGCCAGATGGCGCCTGTGCAGTGTGTGGATGCAGAGAGAGATTCAGACTCAGCATCACATCTAGACATCACCGCTCAGAGGAGTGAAGATCCTGCAGGGACTCGGCACGAGTCTAATCGTGAGCGGTCCACTGGTCCAGGTGAAGCCCTGCGGCCAGAGGACGCTCGCAGGCAGCTGTTTAACTCCACGCTGTCCCAGAGTGAAACAGAGTCTGTGTGGTCTGATTTGACCTTTGACACCAGAGACGAAGCAGCGTTCAGAGACGGTCTGGCAGCTTTAGATGCTAGCATAGCCAGTCTGCAGAAGACTATTAAGCTGGACCTGAGGAGGTGA
- the LOC100698616 gene encoding ankyrin repeat domain-containing protein 10 isoform X2, which produces MSGGLEARFSGDDVFVSRFPVHRACRDGDVGALVLLLQQLSNHIHLTAEDSFYGWTPIHWAAHYGQLECVMHLVEMGCEVNRVTSRFNQTPTHTAAFGGHPHCVVWLTQAGADVNKQDFVGEAPIHKAARSGSLECIQVLLIAGAKPHLKNASGQTAADLAHAQGFHDCFCFISNAQKHLHQRSVPEGNVVQNGGGAHCGLDALSRKRQLAALDAGNLKKAKRGDGMLVQSSTLEELEAMSPELSTDFNNGHLHAAPPPPPLSPNSRSPPRCRRVSAEMCGSLHLSSSPGGCVSNWPACLGPTGVDCGDFLHYGHYHGFGDTAEELSDSSCIQAEHPSKQAVDGTIHLYHGS; this is translated from the exons ATGTCTGGGGGACTAGAAGCCCGCTTCTCCGGGGATGACGTGTTTGTGAGCCGCTTCCCAGTGCACCGCGCCTGCCGGGATGGAGATGTTGGGGCTCTGGTCCTTCTGTTACAGCAGCTGTCAAACCACATCCATCTAACTGCCGAGGACTCCTTCTATGGATGGACTCCCATTCACTGGGCTGCTCACTATGGACAG CTGGAGTGCGTGATGCACCTGGTGGAGATGGGCTGCGAGGTGAACAGGGTGACCAGTCGATTCAATCAGACTCCAACACACACTGCAGCATTCGGAGGACATCCTCATTGTGTGGTGTGGCTCACTCAGGCTGGGGCTGACGTCAACAAGCAG GACTTTGTTGGTGAGGCTCCCATTCATAAGGCAGCTCGGTCAGGTAGCTTGGAGTGTATCCAGGTCCTTTTGATAGCAGGCGCTAAACCGCA TTTAAAGAATGCAAGTGGGCAGACGGCAGCAGACCTGGCCCACGCTCAAGGCTTCCACGACTGTTTCTGCTTCATCTCCAACGCCCAGAAGCACCTGCACCAGCGTAGCGTGCCCGAGGGGAACGTAGTGCAGAATGGAGGTGGTGCCCACTGCGGTCTGGACGCGCTCAGCAGAAAGAGGCAGCTAGCCGCTCTGGACGCGGGCAacctgaaaaaagccaaaaggGGTGATG GTATGCTGGTGCAGAGCAGCACGCTCGAGGAGCTGGAAGCCATGAGCCCAGAGCTCAGCACAG ATTTCAACAACGGGCATCTCCACGcggcacctcctcctcctccactctcTCCAAACTCTCGCTCTCCGCCACGTTGTCGGCGGGTTTCAGCTGAGATGTGCGGCTCCCTGCACCTGAGCAGCAGCCCGGGTGGGTGCGTCTCCAACTGGCCCGCGTGCCTGGGGCCAACAGGGGTGGACTGTGGGGATTTCTTGCATTATGGACACTACCATGGCTTTGGCGACACGGCCGAGGAGCTGAGTGACAGCAGCTGCATCCAGGCGGAGCATCCATCCAAGCAGGCTGTGGATGGCACCATCCACCTATACCACGGCTCATAA